A window of the Butyricimonas virosa genome harbors these coding sequences:
- the cdaA gene encoding diadenylate cyclase CdaA, translating to MLLFITINFYTITDILLAAFIFYQVYKLVKGTVAINIFAGIFTFYVAWLLVKALNLELVSGILGQFIGMGVIALLIVFQQEVRRFLLLLGSKYNLQNIFNLERLFTKTSIKDEVAAAIVQACDYFSKTKTGALIVLSQNSELYNYAQTGVLIRSIVSEELLENIFFKNSPLHDGAVIIADNKILAARCILPVSDNTNIPGSLGLRHRAAIGMSAVTDAHIIVVSEETGNISFVKDGHFKVRITPQELNSFLHNDFTGFVVNK from the coding sequence ATCAGGTTTATAAACTGGTGAAAGGGACGGTTGCGATAAATATATTTGCCGGGATTTTTACATTCTACGTGGCATGGTTGCTGGTGAAAGCCCTGAATCTGGAGTTGGTTTCTGGTATCTTGGGACAGTTTATCGGTATGGGAGTGATTGCCTTGCTGATCGTGTTCCAGCAAGAAGTTCGTCGCTTTCTATTATTATTAGGTAGTAAATATAACCTGCAAAACATATTTAACTTGGAAAGGCTTTTTACCAAGACTTCTATAAAAGATGAGGTCGCCGCCGCTATCGTGCAAGCCTGTGATTACTTTTCGAAAACAAAAACGGGTGCTTTGATCGTGTTGTCCCAGAATTCGGAGTTGTATAATTATGCGCAAACGGGCGTGTTGATCCGTTCGATCGTGTCGGAGGAGTTGCTTGAAAATATCTTCTTTAAAAATTCTCCCTTGCATGACGGTGCGGTAATTATTGCGGATAACAAGATTTTGGCGGCGCGGTGTATTTTGCCGGTTTCCGATAACACGAATATTCCCGGGAGTTTGGGATTGAGACATCGTGCGGCGATTGGAATGAGTGCCGTGACCGATGCTCACATCATCGTGGTCAGTGAAGAAACCGGAAATATTTCTTTTGTGAAGGATGGGCATTTCAAGGTGCGGATCACCCCGCAAGAATTGAACAGTTTCTTGCACAATGATTTCACGGGTTTCGTCGTGAATAAGTAA